In Streptomyces ambofaciens ATCC 23877, a single genomic region encodes these proteins:
- a CDS encoding TetR/AcrR family transcriptional regulator, with protein MKDGDEAAEHAARPKRADARRNQETLLDAAAAVFVESGVEAPVRDIAARAGVGTATIYRHFPTRADLIIGVYRHQVEACAEAGPALLASSPTPYAALARWIDLFVDFLVTKHGLAAVLQSDNAGFETLHAYFLDRLVPVCTRLLDAATASGEIRTDLEAIAFMRGVGNLCIGAENDPRYDARRLVGLLVAGLRLPG; from the coding sequence GTGAAGGACGGCGACGAGGCCGCGGAGCACGCGGCCCGGCCCAAGCGGGCGGACGCCCGGCGCAACCAGGAGACCCTGCTCGACGCGGCCGCCGCGGTCTTCGTCGAGTCGGGTGTGGAGGCTCCGGTGCGCGACATCGCGGCCAGGGCCGGCGTGGGGACGGCCACGATCTACCGCCACTTCCCGACACGGGCCGACCTCATCATCGGCGTCTACCGGCACCAGGTGGAGGCGTGCGCCGAGGCCGGCCCGGCGCTCCTGGCGAGCAGCCCGACCCCGTACGCCGCGCTGGCCCGGTGGATCGACCTCTTCGTGGACTTCCTCGTCACCAAGCACGGCCTCGCCGCCGTGCTGCAGTCCGACAACGCCGGCTTCGAGACGCTGCACGCGTACTTCCTCGACCGCCTCGTGCCCGTGTGCACCCGGCTCCTCGACGCCGCGACCGCCTCCGGCGAGATCCGTACCGACCTGGAGGCCATCGCCTTCATGCGCGGCGTAGGCAACCTCTGCATCGGCGCGGAGAACGACCCCCGGTACGACGCCCGGAGGCTGGTCGGACTCCTGGTGGCGGGGCTGCGCCTCCCCGGCTGA
- a CDS encoding MerR family transcriptional regulator, whose product MLIGEVARRSGVSARMLRHYESLGLIRPSGRTGSGYREYAVEDIRRIFHIESLRSLGLSLREIGRALDDPGFTPSALVDDLIRQTRERIAAETELLTRLSRIGAVEPAGWEDVLQAVSVLQALGSKSAAARQRAALSSVDEVPVPVEALVEAVLSETDTNVAGALRWALARSGGTGTALLAEGLASPVAAVRERAVQCLAELSGEDATARLREALAHPDVVVRGHAALALGTRGVADAVPTLTEMVVRGQNDTDAADALSMLAGDGSTAERIAGGLVEHLADGTTDAPGRVRVTQALADIPGPTASRALAELVHDGDRAVAVTATYLVRLRGAR is encoded by the coding sequence GTGTTGATCGGTGAGGTGGCGCGGCGGTCCGGGGTCAGTGCCCGCATGCTCAGGCACTACGAGTCGCTGGGCCTGATCAGGCCGTCGGGCCGTACCGGCTCCGGCTACCGGGAGTACGCCGTCGAGGACATCCGGCGGATCTTCCACATCGAGAGCCTGCGGTCGCTGGGGCTGTCGCTGCGCGAGATCGGGCGAGCGCTCGACGATCCGGGTTTCACGCCCTCGGCGCTCGTCGACGACCTCATCCGCCAGACCCGCGAACGCATCGCGGCCGAGACCGAGCTGCTGACGCGGCTGAGCCGGATCGGTGCCGTGGAGCCCGCGGGCTGGGAGGACGTCCTCCAGGCCGTCTCGGTCCTCCAGGCCCTGGGGTCGAAGAGCGCCGCCGCCCGCCAGCGTGCGGCCCTCTCCTCGGTCGACGAGGTGCCGGTGCCGGTTGAGGCCCTGGTCGAGGCGGTGCTGAGCGAGACGGACACGAACGTCGCCGGCGCCCTGCGGTGGGCGCTGGCCCGGTCGGGCGGCACCGGCACGGCGCTGCTGGCCGAGGGCCTCGCCTCCCCGGTGGCCGCGGTGCGGGAACGCGCCGTCCAGTGCCTCGCCGAGCTGTCCGGTGAGGACGCCACCGCCCGGCTGCGGGAGGCGCTCGCCCATCCCGACGTCGTGGTCCGCGGCCACGCGGCTCTGGCGCTCGGGACACGCGGAGTCGCCGACGCCGTCCCGACGCTCACCGAGATGGTCGTCAGGGGTCAGAACGACACGGACGCGGCCGACGCGCTGAGCATGCTGGCCGGTGACGGCTCGACGGCGGAGCGGATCGCGGGCGGGCTCGTCGAGCACCTCGCCGACGGCACCACCGACGCGCCCGGACGCGTACGGGTGACCCAGGCGCTGGCGGACATCCCGGGCCCGACGGCTTCACGTGCCCTCGCGGAACTCGTGCACGACGGGGACCGTGCCGTCGCGGTGACCGCGACCTACCTCGTCCGGCTGCGCGGCGCGCGGTGA
- a CDS encoding HEAT repeat domain-containing protein — MTTTLGPDASRALRALEDDSPSVRLRAALAVGTAPDPRFVGTLVERCAVEPEFFVRDMLTWALTRHPVSSTLPVLLREVGSERAQARSQALHTLSKIGDRRAWPAITGALLSDADDEVARSAWRAAVVLVPEGEEAALASALATQLGRGDRDTQRSLSRALVALGEVVPSALRAAATARDEGVRAHALATERLLRDPDTGFEAAIEEAKRVVALGGSGPEGR; from the coding sequence ATGACCACGACACTGGGCCCGGACGCGTCGCGAGCGCTGCGGGCCCTGGAGGACGACAGTCCGTCCGTGCGGCTGCGGGCGGCTCTGGCCGTCGGCACGGCCCCGGACCCACGTTTCGTCGGCACGCTCGTCGAGCGCTGCGCCGTCGAACCCGAGTTCTTCGTCCGCGACATGCTGACCTGGGCGCTCACCCGCCATCCGGTGTCCTCGACGCTCCCCGTGCTGCTCCGGGAGGTCGGATCCGAGCGGGCGCAGGCCCGGAGCCAGGCGCTGCACACCCTGTCCAAGATCGGGGACCGGCGGGCGTGGCCGGCGATCACCGGCGCCCTCCTGTCCGACGCCGACGACGAGGTGGCCCGCAGCGCCTGGCGGGCGGCCGTCGTGCTCGTGCCGGAGGGCGAGGAGGCCGCCCTGGCCTCGGCGCTGGCGACGCAGCTCGGGCGCGGCGATCGGGACACGCAGCGGAGTCTCAGCCGGGCACTGGTCGCGCTGGGCGAGGTCGTGCCGTCGGCTCTGCGGGCCGCGGCGACGGCGCGGGACGAGGGCGTCCGCGCGCACGCCCTCGCCACGGAACGGCTGCTGCGCGACCCGGACACCGGGTTCGAGGCCGCCATCGAGGAGGCGAAGCGCGTCGTGGCCCTCGGCGGTTCCGGCCCGGAGGGACGATAG